A genomic region of Cannabis sativa cultivar Pink pepper isolate KNU-18-1 chromosome 1, ASM2916894v1, whole genome shotgun sequence contains the following coding sequences:
- the LOC133029137 gene encoding uncharacterized protein LOC133029137 yields MKRSIPEHLLSGLPDTTNAKEFFNAVEKLYDTGENAEAGHLMDEMTTIKYDELKGVRDFILKLVNVQSKLKDHNIPLPDSFIIHRALHALPASFSLIKTAYNTYNQTWTISDLISQCVAEESKLKREKNESANYVSHLKPNKGKGKFKNKNDGATKHNGNGKEHKNKQKNNNEKSKYSNVKCYFCEKLGHRRTDCHKFKTWLEKKQAQSGAKGSQEAK; encoded by the exons atgaaaagatccattcctgaacatctattgagtggtttgccagacactacaaatgccaaagagtttttcaatgctgtagaaaaattatacgacactggtgaaaacgctgaagctggacatcttatggatgaaatgacaaccattaagtatgatgaattaaaaggagtgcgagattttattctgaaattggtgaatgttcagtccaagttaaaagatcataatattcctcttcctgactctttcattattcatcgagctcttcatgctcttcctgcctctttcagccttatcaagacagcctacaacacttacaatcaaacatggactatcagcgacctaatttctcaatgtgtagctgaagaaagcaagcttaaaagggagaagaatgaatctgctaactatgtttctcacctcaagcccaacaaaggaaaaggaaaattcaagaataaaaatgatggtgctactaaacataatggtaatggtaaggagcataagaataaacagaagaataacaatgaaaagtccaaatactctaatgtgaagtgttacttttgtgaaaaattggggcatcggagaacagactgtcacaaatttaagacttggttagaaaagaagcaagcacaatcag gggctaagggatctcaggaagccaagtga